From the Pomacea canaliculata isolate SZHN2017 linkage group LG4, ASM307304v1, whole genome shotgun sequence genome, one window contains:
- the LOC112562427 gene encoding uncharacterized protein LOC112562427 isoform X1 has protein sequence MASVLPWSQTTGLPADELYVSNRRMRIEVTTRRLPHTNPDMDVSPRLPSFSQASAAGPLSKARITSASWTSVQGGQDGADVGFVGDLDSPLVAKVRTASGHCRLPSTDSGIQADAGWDSLKRPGHSSRTALDVGAVAGGVPSVRTVAGDRRWGRGPEGEGEGGATGSAVSSKETKQDAVKTPSSTSATISLVASSPIHVAHHETTVLTPASKLSSLSSDSSHVSKAVESINGRGVSSDQSFVPVPSPRRVMSPDRNAGRLNLVSASTPVIPSPSPQGTGSQSSQWVMGGRNLFPSQSRTSLDISPPRTASNDGVLRVTQPGSPPIQNVPQSVPLLLHPVQVQHLHAPSSAYHHGRPRVNPVTTRFLGTVAHPVHKLHIEVVENTESGTVVIKEGSSLQEASMNPSLASIKNLAGGLPRSVISPTPARRSCKGRSPKLPPKHQSGVVHNIPIKHLDTCSACLKPEPIKNDLANGGPARRPLVVGGNASEISFNNNQDSTGVGQEREPGRVILKMVEKETAGEVLDPMLKSANGQPPRLDSRNDVPWSERRSRIDSALSWLRNELESLRAMDATLVTQFRRCQETIETLKQQRDAVWDGEGSDWGWGYGCGGDGSEFDEDEEAWEDWEIAEFEKKWAEDPNAKEIDIILPPTKTTSPSGVSCATELNTTTASSDTTNNQSDSSPVIKQDVEVTV, from the exons ATGGCCTCCGTCTTGCCTTGGAGCCAAACGACTGGATTACCTGCAGATG AACTCTACGTGTCCAACCGGCGCATGCGGATAGAGGTGACCACCCGCCGCCTGCCTCACACCAACCCTGACATGGACGTTTCGCCTCGCCTCCCATCGTTCAGCCAGGCTTCAGCGGCTGGTCCCTTGTCCAAAGCGCGCATCACATCTGCTTCTTGGACCTCTGTGCAGGGCGGCCAGGACGGGGCTGATGTGGGCTTTGTGGGGGACCTGGACTCGCCTCTCGTCGCCAAAGTCCGCACGGCGTCCGGTCACTGCCGCCTGCCCAGCACTGACAGCGGCATCCAGGCCGACGCGGGCTGGGACTCGCTCAAACGGCCCGGGCACAGCAGCAGGACGGCGCTGGATGTAGGAGCTGTCGCTGGTGGTGTACCCTCCGTCAGGACTGTGGCAGGGGACcggaggtgggggagaggacCTGAAGGTGAGGGCGAAGGCGGAGCAACAGGATCAGCAGTttcaagcaaagaaacaaaacaggatGCCGTCAAGACGCCCTCGTCTACCTCCGCTACCATTTCTCTCGTTGCGTCTTCTCCCATACACGTCGCACATCACGAGACCACAGTCTTAACACCAGCGTCCAAGCTGTCCTCCTTGTCTAGTGACAGTAGCCACGTCAGTAAAGCGGTAGAGAGCATAAACGGTCGTGGTGTTTCGAGCGACCAATCATTTGTGCCTGTTCCTTCTCCACGGAGGGTGATGAGTCCAGACAGGAACGCGGGGCGTTTGAACCTCGTGTCAGCCTCCACCCCGGTAataccctctccctctccccaaGGCACAGGTTCCCAGTCAAGCCAGTGGGTGATGGGAGGCAGAAACCTATTCCCATCTCAGTCTAGAACATCTCTTGACATTAGTCCTCCCCGCACAGCCAGCAACGACGGAGTGCTTCGTGTTACTCAGCCAGGCAGCCCACCCATCCAAAATGTACCTCAGTCTGTACCCCTTCTGCTTCATCCCGTACAAGTGCAGCACCTTCATGCGCCCTCGTCCGCCTACCACCATGGGCGGCCTAGGGTCAACCCAGTGACCACACGTTTCTTGGGGACTGTTGCCCACCCTGTGCACAAGTTACACATCGAGGTGGTGGAAAACACAGAGTCTGGAACTGTCGTTATCAAAGAAGGGTCCTCCTTGCAAGAGGCGTCCATGAACCCTTCACTGGCCAGCATCAAGAATCTGGCCGGGGGGCTCCCCAGAAGTGTAATCTCTCCCACACCCGCGAGAAGGTCGTGTAAGGGCAGATCCCCCAAACTGCCTCCCAAACACCAGAGTGGCGTTGTGCATAACATCCCCATCAAACACCTGGACACGTGCAGCGCGTGTTTGAAGCCAGAGCCCATCAAAAACGACTTGGCTAACGGAGGACCAGCTAGACGCCCCTTGGTGGTGGGCGGCAATGCCAGCGAGATCTCCTTCAACAACAACCAGGACTCGACTGGCGTTGGCCAGGAGCGGGAGCCGGGGAGAGTCATCCTCAAGATGGTGGAGAAGGAGACAGCTGGTGAGGTGCTGGACCCGATGCTGAAGTCGGCCAATGGTCAACCACCCAGACTGGACAGTCGCAACGATGTGCCATGGAGCGAGCGGCGATCTCGAATCGACTCTGCCTTGTCCTGGCTACGTAATGAGCTG GAGTCATTGCGCGCCATGGACGCAACCTTAGTGACGCAGTTCCGGCGTTGCCAGGAGACCATCGAGACGCTCAAACAGCAGCGGGATGCGGTCTGGGACGGAGAGGGCAGCGACTGGGGATGGGGGTACGGCTGTGGTGGCGATGGCAGCGAGTTTGATGAGGACGAAGAAGCATGGGAGGACTGGGAGATCGCAG AGTTTGAGAAAAAGTGGGCAGAAGACCCTAACGCCAAGGAGATCGACATCATCCTGCCACCTACCAAAACCACTTCACCATCCGGTGTCTCGTGTGCCACAGAACTGAACACAACGACCGCCAGCAGCGACACCACCAACAATCAAAGTGACTCCTCACCCGTTATCAAGCAAGATGTGGAAGTGACTGTGTAG
- the LOC112562427 gene encoding uncharacterized protein LOC112562427 isoform X2, with protein sequence MPISELYVSNRRMRIEVTTRRLPHTNPDMDVSPRLPSFSQASAAGPLSKARITSASWTSVQGGQDGADVGFVGDLDSPLVAKVRTASGHCRLPSTDSGIQADAGWDSLKRPGHSSRTALDVGAVAGGVPSVRTVAGDRRWGRGPEGEGEGGATGSAVSSKETKQDAVKTPSSTSATISLVASSPIHVAHHETTVLTPASKLSSLSSDSSHVSKAVESINGRGVSSDQSFVPVPSPRRVMSPDRNAGRLNLVSASTPVIPSPSPQGTGSQSSQWVMGGRNLFPSQSRTSLDISPPRTASNDGVLRVTQPGSPPIQNVPQSVPLLLHPVQVQHLHAPSSAYHHGRPRVNPVTTRFLGTVAHPVHKLHIEVVENTESGTVVIKEGSSLQEASMNPSLASIKNLAGGLPRSVISPTPARRSCKGRSPKLPPKHQSGVVHNIPIKHLDTCSACLKPEPIKNDLANGGPARRPLVVGGNASEISFNNNQDSTGVGQEREPGRVILKMVEKETAGEVLDPMLKSANGQPPRLDSRNDVPWSERRSRIDSALSWLRNELESLRAMDATLVTQFRRCQETIETLKQQRDAVWDGEGSDWGWGYGCGGDGSEFDEDEEAWEDWEIAEFEKKWAEDPNAKEIDIILPPTKTTSPSGVSCATELNTTTASSDTTNNQSDSSPVIKQDVEVTV encoded by the exons ATGCCGATCTCGG AACTCTACGTGTCCAACCGGCGCATGCGGATAGAGGTGACCACCCGCCGCCTGCCTCACACCAACCCTGACATGGACGTTTCGCCTCGCCTCCCATCGTTCAGCCAGGCTTCAGCGGCTGGTCCCTTGTCCAAAGCGCGCATCACATCTGCTTCTTGGACCTCTGTGCAGGGCGGCCAGGACGGGGCTGATGTGGGCTTTGTGGGGGACCTGGACTCGCCTCTCGTCGCCAAAGTCCGCACGGCGTCCGGTCACTGCCGCCTGCCCAGCACTGACAGCGGCATCCAGGCCGACGCGGGCTGGGACTCGCTCAAACGGCCCGGGCACAGCAGCAGGACGGCGCTGGATGTAGGAGCTGTCGCTGGTGGTGTACCCTCCGTCAGGACTGTGGCAGGGGACcggaggtgggggagaggacCTGAAGGTGAGGGCGAAGGCGGAGCAACAGGATCAGCAGTttcaagcaaagaaacaaaacaggatGCCGTCAAGACGCCCTCGTCTACCTCCGCTACCATTTCTCTCGTTGCGTCTTCTCCCATACACGTCGCACATCACGAGACCACAGTCTTAACACCAGCGTCCAAGCTGTCCTCCTTGTCTAGTGACAGTAGCCACGTCAGTAAAGCGGTAGAGAGCATAAACGGTCGTGGTGTTTCGAGCGACCAATCATTTGTGCCTGTTCCTTCTCCACGGAGGGTGATGAGTCCAGACAGGAACGCGGGGCGTTTGAACCTCGTGTCAGCCTCCACCCCGGTAataccctctccctctccccaaGGCACAGGTTCCCAGTCAAGCCAGTGGGTGATGGGAGGCAGAAACCTATTCCCATCTCAGTCTAGAACATCTCTTGACATTAGTCCTCCCCGCACAGCCAGCAACGACGGAGTGCTTCGTGTTACTCAGCCAGGCAGCCCACCCATCCAAAATGTACCTCAGTCTGTACCCCTTCTGCTTCATCCCGTACAAGTGCAGCACCTTCATGCGCCCTCGTCCGCCTACCACCATGGGCGGCCTAGGGTCAACCCAGTGACCACACGTTTCTTGGGGACTGTTGCCCACCCTGTGCACAAGTTACACATCGAGGTGGTGGAAAACACAGAGTCTGGAACTGTCGTTATCAAAGAAGGGTCCTCCTTGCAAGAGGCGTCCATGAACCCTTCACTGGCCAGCATCAAGAATCTGGCCGGGGGGCTCCCCAGAAGTGTAATCTCTCCCACACCCGCGAGAAGGTCGTGTAAGGGCAGATCCCCCAAACTGCCTCCCAAACACCAGAGTGGCGTTGTGCATAACATCCCCATCAAACACCTGGACACGTGCAGCGCGTGTTTGAAGCCAGAGCCCATCAAAAACGACTTGGCTAACGGAGGACCAGCTAGACGCCCCTTGGTGGTGGGCGGCAATGCCAGCGAGATCTCCTTCAACAACAACCAGGACTCGACTGGCGTTGGCCAGGAGCGGGAGCCGGGGAGAGTCATCCTCAAGATGGTGGAGAAGGAGACAGCTGGTGAGGTGCTGGACCCGATGCTGAAGTCGGCCAATGGTCAACCACCCAGACTGGACAGTCGCAACGATGTGCCATGGAGCGAGCGGCGATCTCGAATCGACTCTGCCTTGTCCTGGCTACGTAATGAGCTG GAGTCATTGCGCGCCATGGACGCAACCTTAGTGACGCAGTTCCGGCGTTGCCAGGAGACCATCGAGACGCTCAAACAGCAGCGGGATGCGGTCTGGGACGGAGAGGGCAGCGACTGGGGATGGGGGTACGGCTGTGGTGGCGATGGCAGCGAGTTTGATGAGGACGAAGAAGCATGGGAGGACTGGGAGATCGCAG AGTTTGAGAAAAAGTGGGCAGAAGACCCTAACGCCAAGGAGATCGACATCATCCTGCCACCTACCAAAACCACTTCACCATCCGGTGTCTCGTGTGCCACAGAACTGAACACAACGACCGCCAGCAGCGACACCACCAACAATCAAAGTGACTCCTCACCCGTTATCAAGCAAGATGTGGAAGTGACTGTGTAG
- the LOC112562427 gene encoding uncharacterized protein LOC112562427 isoform X3 translates to MRIEVTTRRLPHTNPDMDVSPRLPSFSQASAAGPLSKARITSASWTSVQGGQDGADVGFVGDLDSPLVAKVRTASGHCRLPSTDSGIQADAGWDSLKRPGHSSRTALDVGAVAGGVPSVRTVAGDRRWGRGPEGEGEGGATGSAVSSKETKQDAVKTPSSTSATISLVASSPIHVAHHETTVLTPASKLSSLSSDSSHVSKAVESINGRGVSSDQSFVPVPSPRRVMSPDRNAGRLNLVSASTPVIPSPSPQGTGSQSSQWVMGGRNLFPSQSRTSLDISPPRTASNDGVLRVTQPGSPPIQNVPQSVPLLLHPVQVQHLHAPSSAYHHGRPRVNPVTTRFLGTVAHPVHKLHIEVVENTESGTVVIKEGSSLQEASMNPSLASIKNLAGGLPRSVISPTPARRSCKGRSPKLPPKHQSGVVHNIPIKHLDTCSACLKPEPIKNDLANGGPARRPLVVGGNASEISFNNNQDSTGVGQEREPGRVILKMVEKETAGEVLDPMLKSANGQPPRLDSRNDVPWSERRSRIDSALSWLRNELESLRAMDATLVTQFRRCQETIETLKQQRDAVWDGEGSDWGWGYGCGGDGSEFDEDEEAWEDWEIAEFEKKWAEDPNAKEIDIILPPTKTTSPSGVSCATELNTTTASSDTTNNQSDSSPVIKQDVEVTV, encoded by the exons ATGCGGATAGAGGTGACCACCCGCCGCCTGCCTCACACCAACCCTGACATGGACGTTTCGCCTCGCCTCCCATCGTTCAGCCAGGCTTCAGCGGCTGGTCCCTTGTCCAAAGCGCGCATCACATCTGCTTCTTGGACCTCTGTGCAGGGCGGCCAGGACGGGGCTGATGTGGGCTTTGTGGGGGACCTGGACTCGCCTCTCGTCGCCAAAGTCCGCACGGCGTCCGGTCACTGCCGCCTGCCCAGCACTGACAGCGGCATCCAGGCCGACGCGGGCTGGGACTCGCTCAAACGGCCCGGGCACAGCAGCAGGACGGCGCTGGATGTAGGAGCTGTCGCTGGTGGTGTACCCTCCGTCAGGACTGTGGCAGGGGACcggaggtgggggagaggacCTGAAGGTGAGGGCGAAGGCGGAGCAACAGGATCAGCAGTttcaagcaaagaaacaaaacaggatGCCGTCAAGACGCCCTCGTCTACCTCCGCTACCATTTCTCTCGTTGCGTCTTCTCCCATACACGTCGCACATCACGAGACCACAGTCTTAACACCAGCGTCCAAGCTGTCCTCCTTGTCTAGTGACAGTAGCCACGTCAGTAAAGCGGTAGAGAGCATAAACGGTCGTGGTGTTTCGAGCGACCAATCATTTGTGCCTGTTCCTTCTCCACGGAGGGTGATGAGTCCAGACAGGAACGCGGGGCGTTTGAACCTCGTGTCAGCCTCCACCCCGGTAataccctctccctctccccaaGGCACAGGTTCCCAGTCAAGCCAGTGGGTGATGGGAGGCAGAAACCTATTCCCATCTCAGTCTAGAACATCTCTTGACATTAGTCCTCCCCGCACAGCCAGCAACGACGGAGTGCTTCGTGTTACTCAGCCAGGCAGCCCACCCATCCAAAATGTACCTCAGTCTGTACCCCTTCTGCTTCATCCCGTACAAGTGCAGCACCTTCATGCGCCCTCGTCCGCCTACCACCATGGGCGGCCTAGGGTCAACCCAGTGACCACACGTTTCTTGGGGACTGTTGCCCACCCTGTGCACAAGTTACACATCGAGGTGGTGGAAAACACAGAGTCTGGAACTGTCGTTATCAAAGAAGGGTCCTCCTTGCAAGAGGCGTCCATGAACCCTTCACTGGCCAGCATCAAGAATCTGGCCGGGGGGCTCCCCAGAAGTGTAATCTCTCCCACACCCGCGAGAAGGTCGTGTAAGGGCAGATCCCCCAAACTGCCTCCCAAACACCAGAGTGGCGTTGTGCATAACATCCCCATCAAACACCTGGACACGTGCAGCGCGTGTTTGAAGCCAGAGCCCATCAAAAACGACTTGGCTAACGGAGGACCAGCTAGACGCCCCTTGGTGGTGGGCGGCAATGCCAGCGAGATCTCCTTCAACAACAACCAGGACTCGACTGGCGTTGGCCAGGAGCGGGAGCCGGGGAGAGTCATCCTCAAGATGGTGGAGAAGGAGACAGCTGGTGAGGTGCTGGACCCGATGCTGAAGTCGGCCAATGGTCAACCACCCAGACTGGACAGTCGCAACGATGTGCCATGGAGCGAGCGGCGATCTCGAATCGACTCTGCCTTGTCCTGGCTACGTAATGAGCTG GAGTCATTGCGCGCCATGGACGCAACCTTAGTGACGCAGTTCCGGCGTTGCCAGGAGACCATCGAGACGCTCAAACAGCAGCGGGATGCGGTCTGGGACGGAGAGGGCAGCGACTGGGGATGGGGGTACGGCTGTGGTGGCGATGGCAGCGAGTTTGATGAGGACGAAGAAGCATGGGAGGACTGGGAGATCGCAG AGTTTGAGAAAAAGTGGGCAGAAGACCCTAACGCCAAGGAGATCGACATCATCCTGCCACCTACCAAAACCACTTCACCATCCGGTGTCTCGTGTGCCACAGAACTGAACACAACGACCGCCAGCAGCGACACCACCAACAATCAAAGTGACTCCTCACCCGTTATCAAGCAAGATGTGGAAGTGACTGTGTAG